The nucleotide sequence AGGCGCGGGGCGTAGCCACAGCCTTGCCGATTGGCAGCCTCCTGCCGCTCAGGATGCCATTGCCAGAGTTGCGCCCGCTTTCTCAAGTGTGGCGTGCATGCTGGCAGGATAAAAACTTGCTGTTTTTTGTATCAACAGGCGGGCGCACATGCGCCGCCGTAGAAAAATCAACCTGTTACCCGCCAGGAGGCTGCAATGCCGCGCATTGATATGGAACACATCGCATACGAGCTCAATGTGCCCCCACAGGGCGCGGACGGCGACAAAATGTTTTTTGTGCAGATTGATCCCGAAAAATGCATCGGCTGCGATTCTTGCCAGGAATACTGCCCCAGCGGTGCCATTTATGGTGAAACAGGTCTGACGCACAAGATTGCCCACCCCGAACCATGTATCAACTGCGCCCAGTGTCTTACACATTGCCCGGAAATGGCCATCTACGAAGTGCAGACCTGGGTTCCCGAGCTGCAAAAAAAATTGCAGGACAAAAGCGTCAAGTGCATTGCCATGCCCGCACCTTCGGTGCGCTACGCCCTTGGCGAAGCCTTTGGACTTGCCCCCGGCAGTGTCACCACCGGCAAAATGCTGGCTGCCCTCAAGCAGCTTGGATTCGCAAACTGCTGGGACACGGAATTTGCCGCCGACGTCACCATCTGGGAAGAAGCCTCTGAATTTGTGGAACGCCTTGGGGCAAAGCGTGATCTGCCGCAGTTTACCTCATGCTGTCCCGGCTGGCAGAAATATGCCGAAACGTTTTATCCCGATCTGCTGCCGCATTTTTCTTCGTGCAAATCGCCTGTGGCCATGAATGGCCGCCTTGCCAAAACCTATGGTGCAGAAAAGGCCAAGTACGATCCCAAAAGCATCTATACGGTTTCCATCATGCCCTGCGTGGCCAAAAAGTATGAAGGCCTGCGCCAGGAATATGCTGAAAACGACCTGCGCGACATCGACGCAACCCTCACCACGCGTGAACTGGCCTATATGATCCGTCAGGCGGGCATTGATTTCAACAAACTGCCCGACGGCCAGCGCGACAGCCTCATGGGCGAATCCACCGGCGGCGCAACCATATTTGGCGTGTCTGGCGGCGTTATGGAAGCGGCTCTGCGTTACGCCTATCAGGCCGTAACCGGCAAGCGCCCTGAATCGTGGGATTTCAAGCAAGTGCGCGGCCTCAAGGGCATGAAGGAATACACCGTTACCGTCAACGGCATTGAGCTGCATCTGGCAGTTGTGCACGGGGCCAAGCGTTTTGCACAGGTATGCGACGAGGTGCGGGCGGGCAAATCGCCTTACCACTTTATCGAATTTATGGCCTGCCCCGGCGGCTGTGTGTGCGGCGGTGGCCAGCCAATTATGCCCAATGTGCTGCAAAGCGCGGAACGCAAGGCCACAAGCCTGTTTGCCAGCCTGAAGCAACGCCTTGCCAACACCCAGCCCAAAGCCTAGAGGAGCACGCCATGTCTATTATTGCCACCACTCGACGCGGATTTTTGAAGGGAGCGTGCATTCTTTCCGGCGGCTTGCTGCTGGGCGTGCGCATGGCCAACAAGGCCTATGCTGCGGCCAAGGATTTTAAAGATTACATGGGCGACCGCTCTGCCGCTGTGTACAACGCCGATTCGGCCTTTCCCAAGCGCGCAAGCCAGGACAACGCCCAGGTCAAGGCCCTTTATGATTCGTGGCTGGGCAAACCCCTGAGCCACAAGTCCGAAGAAAATCTGCATACCAAATGGTTTGACAAATCAAAAGGCCTCAAGGCTCTTACGGCTTCAGGTGAATACCCCAACCCTCGCCACAAGGAGTTTGAAGGTACCACCTATCCGTACGAATAAAGCCCGGCCTTTGCCTCCTGAGGGACCCCAAGACCCTTAGGCCAGACCCACGGCCGACACGGTTTGCCCCCCGTGTCGGCCAATTTGAATGCAGGGCTGTTCCTGCCATTTATTCAGGTCATCAGGCAGCCCGCACACTGCGCACACTGGCCGTTCACATCCGCAGTGGACAGCCTTATGAATATTTTTTTTGATTTCGGTGAGATATTCAGTGGCGGAACATGCCGCCAGCAAAAACGTCAAGTTTGCAGCCTGTATTTTCTCTGTTTGCGAAAAAGTAATTCCCACGGGATGTTTTTTCACCGCCTGCCTGTCGAGTTCTCTATGCCACTATGGCTGGTCACCCGCCCGCACCGCCTGAGAATATGGGTCTTGCCGGAGGTCTTTTTATGTATAATCCCCAGTCGTTGTGCGCAGATGAATTTATTGACCACAGCGAGGTGCTCGACACCCTGAGCTACGCGGCCGAGCACGCGCGCGATGCAGAGCTTATTGACACCATCATTGCCAAGGCCGCCCTGAAGAAAGGCCTGACCCACCGCGAAGCCTCGGTGCTGCTTGCCTGCGAGCTGTCAGAAAAAGTGGAACAGGTGTACAAGCTTGCCAACCAGATCAAGCACGATTTTTACGGCAACCGCATTGTCATGTTTGCGCCTTTGTACCTCTCAAACCACTGCATAAACAGCTGCGTGTACTGTCCCTACCACTCGCAGAACAAAAACATAGCCCGCAAAAAACTTACTCAGGAAGAAGTGGCCCGTGAGGTCGTTGCCTTGCAGGACATGGGGCACAAACGCCTTGCGCTTGAGGCAGGCGAACACCCCACCATGAACCCCATCGAGTACATTCTTGAGTGCATCAAGACCATCTACAGCATCAAGCACAAGAATGGGGCCATCCGCCGGGTAAACGTGAACATCGCGGCAACAACGGTGGAAGAATACACAATGCTCAAGGATGCGGGCATCGGCACGTATATTCTGTTTCAGGAAACCTACCACAAGCAGAGCTACGAAAAGCTGCATCCCGCAGGCCCCAAGCACGACTATGCCTGGCACACCGAGGCCATGGACCGCGCCATGCAGGGCGGTATTGACGATGTGGGGCTGGGGGTTCTTTTTGGACTGGAGGGCTATCGCTATGAATTTGCAGCCCTGCTCATGCACGCCGAGCACCTCGAAGCCGTACACGGCGTTGGCCCGCACACCATCAGCGTGCCGCGCATACGCCGTGCAGACGACATCAACCCCGATGTGTTCGACAATGGTATCAGCGACGATACGTTTGCCCGCATCTGCGCCTGTATTCGCGTGTCTGTGCCGTACACGGGCATGATTGTTTCCACCCGCGAGAGCAAGGCCGTGCGTGAAAAGGTGTTGCCGCTGGGCATTTCGCAGATCAGCGGTGGTTCGCGCACCAGCGTAGGCGGCTATTATGAGCCGGAGCCGGAAGAAGACAATTCTGCGCAGTTTGACGTGAGCGACCGCCGTACCCTGGACGAGGTGGTGCGCTGGCTCATGGAACAGGGGCATGTGCCGAGCTTTTGCACGGCCTGTTACCGCGAGGGCCGCACCGGCGACCGCTTTATGGCCCTGTGCAAGAGCCAGCAGATTTTGAACTGCTGCCACCCCAAC is from Desulfovibrio desulfuricans and encodes:
- a CDS encoding iron hydrogenase small subunit — translated: MSIIATTRRGFLKGACILSGGLLLGVRMANKAYAAAKDFKDYMGDRSAAVYNADSAFPKRASQDNAQVKALYDSWLGKPLSHKSEENLHTKWFDKSKGLKALTASGEYPNPRHKEFEGTTYPYE
- the hydG gene encoding [FeFe] hydrogenase H-cluster radical SAM maturase HydG, with protein sequence MYNPQSLCADEFIDHSEVLDTLSYAAEHARDAELIDTIIAKAALKKGLTHREASVLLACELSEKVEQVYKLANQIKHDFYGNRIVMFAPLYLSNHCINSCVYCPYHSQNKNIARKKLTQEEVAREVVALQDMGHKRLALEAGEHPTMNPIEYILECIKTIYSIKHKNGAIRRVNVNIAATTVEEYTMLKDAGIGTYILFQETYHKQSYEKLHPAGPKHDYAWHTEAMDRAMQGGIDDVGLGVLFGLEGYRYEFAALLMHAEHLEAVHGVGPHTISVPRIRRADDINPDVFDNGISDDTFARICACIRVSVPYTGMIVSTRESKAVREKVLPLGISQISGGSRTSVGGYYEPEPEEDNSAQFDVSDRRTLDEVVRWLMEQGHVPSFCTACYREGRTGDRFMALCKSQQILNCCHPNALLTLKEYLQDYASPQTRQMGLAMIEQELNKIPSDKVRKKAVEYLAAIKNGQRDFRF
- a CDS encoding [FeFe] hydrogenase, group A, whose amino-acid sequence is MPRIDMEHIAYELNVPPQGADGDKMFFVQIDPEKCIGCDSCQEYCPSGAIYGETGLTHKIAHPEPCINCAQCLTHCPEMAIYEVQTWVPELQKKLQDKSVKCIAMPAPSVRYALGEAFGLAPGSVTTGKMLAALKQLGFANCWDTEFAADVTIWEEASEFVERLGAKRDLPQFTSCCPGWQKYAETFYPDLLPHFSSCKSPVAMNGRLAKTYGAEKAKYDPKSIYTVSIMPCVAKKYEGLRQEYAENDLRDIDATLTTRELAYMIRQAGIDFNKLPDGQRDSLMGESTGGATIFGVSGGVMEAALRYAYQAVTGKRPESWDFKQVRGLKGMKEYTVTVNGIELHLAVVHGAKRFAQVCDEVRAGKSPYHFIEFMACPGGCVCGGGQPIMPNVLQSAERKATSLFASLKQRLANTQPKA